From the genome of Fibrobacter sp.:
GGTACAGCCCGGATGGCTACTGATAAAGTAGGGGATAATCTGCTGTTTTTTGCCGATGCGCTTGCATTCGTCGTCGAAGAATTCCTTGAACTTGTGGAACAGCGTAAAGCTGGGCTTGCGCATGAGTTTCAGGACTTCGTCGCTGGTGTGTTCCGGTGCCACCTTCAGGCGTCCGCTCACATGGTAGTCGATGAGCTCCCGGGCGTATTCCTCGTGGTCCTTGCGCAGTTCAGCGTCATTGGTTTCTTGCAGCAGCATGTCGTAACGGACGCCGCTCCCGATAAACAGGTGCTTTACCTTCGGGTGGTTGCGCACTTCACGGTAGAGCTCCAGAATTTCCTTGTGGCGGGTGTCCATGTTGTCGCAAATCCTGGGCGTGAGGCAACTGGGTCGTGCGCACTTTTGGCAACGGCTCTGGTCGCGTCCCCGCATATTGTACATGTTGGCGCTTGGGCCGCCCAAGTCGGTGATGGTGCCGGCGAATCCGTCCATCTTCGTTATCAAATCCACTTCCCGCAAAATGCTTTCACGGCTACGGCTGGCAATGAACTTCCCTTGGTGGGCGTTGATGGCGCAAAAACTGCAACCGCCGAAACAGCCACGGTGGGTGTTGATGCTGAACTTGATCATGTCGAAGGCGGGTATGTTTCCGCGCTTCTTGTAGCGGGGGTGGGGCTCGCGGGCATAGGGATATTCGAAACTTTCGTCCAGTTCGCCGTATTCCATGGGCGGGTAGGCGGGATTAATCACCACGGTCTGTTCCGCCACATCTTGCAATATGCGGCGCTGGAACCATTTGTTGCATTCGATATCCACCTTGCGGCAGTTTTCTATCTGTGTGCGCTTACTGGCGAGGCATTCCTCGTAACTGGCGAGGCGTAGGTCTTCCCAGTTCTTGTTCTTGGGAACATTCCCCTTGGGCGCGAGGTATGCCGTCTGCGGAATGGAAGTCAGGCTGGAGAAGGGTACGCCTTTTTTTAGGAGTCGCACCATTTCTTTTAGGGGCTTTTCGCCCATGCCGTAAACCAGAAGGTCCGCTTGGGTGTCGAACAGAATGCTAGGCTTGAGCTTGTCGCTCCAGTAGTCGTAATGGGTCACGCGGCGCAGGCTCGATTCCAGTCCGCCAATCATCAGGGGCACATCGGGATAGAGTTTTTTCAGAATCTTCGCATAGGTGTAGGTCGCGTAATCGGGGCGGAAACCCGCCTTGTTGCCGGGAGTGAAGGCGTCGTCGCTGCGCAGGCGTTTTGCGGCGGTGTAGTGGTTCACCATGCTGTCCATGCCGCTACTAATGGCAAAGAACATTCGCGGGCGCCCCAGTTTCTTGAAATCCCGCAGGTCGTCGCGCCAGTTGGGTTGCGGGAGAATTGCCACACGCAGGCCCTCATGTTCAAAAAGTCTTGCTACTACGGCGTGGCCAAAGCAGGGGTGATCCACGTAGGCGTCTGCGCTGATGATAATTACGTCCACGTAATCCCAACCCAGTTCGTCTAGGTCTTCTTTGCAGATGGGTAAAAATCGTGGATCGTAATGGGGCATAGGGGTAAATCTAGAAAAGATGGTAGGGAGTGGCGAGTTGTGAATTATGAGTTGTGAGTAGAACTGACAACTGCTTGCTCTCAAGTTTCTAAGTACTTCGCCACCTGCTCCCGGACCTTGTTCCCCCGCACCTTGCCCAGTAAGATCTCGATATCTTCTAGAGGTGCCTCCATAAAGGCTTCGGCGCTCTTGTACTTGGAGAGAATTTTTACCCGGGTCTCATGCCCTACGCCTGGCATCTTGAGCCATTCCACTTCCAGGTCTTTCTTGCGCTTGCTCCGCTGGTAGGTAATGGCAAAACGGTGGGCCTCGTCGCGGGCGTTCTGCAATAGCTTTAGCGCTGGGCTGGTACGGTGCAGCACGATGCTCTTGCGGTCGTCGGGGAACACGATTTCTTCTAGCCGTTTGGCAAGTCCAATAAGCGGTAAATCCTGGTCGTGGCCCAGTTCTTTTAGAATCTGCATGGTGGCGTCCACCTGGCCCTTGCCGCCGTCGCAGACCCACAGGTCGGGCATGGGCGTGCCTTCGTCTTCGAGCCTGCGGATACGGCGGGTCATGACCTCCCGCATGCTGGCGAAATCATCGACGCCGGTAACCGTCTTGATGATAAACTTGCGGTAGTTGCTCTTGTCGGGCTTGCCGTTCTTGAAGGCCACGAGACTTGCCACGGTGTTGGTGCCGCTCAGGTGCGAGATGTCGACGCACTCGATACGGAAGGGAGTCTTTTTGAGGCCCAGAACTTTTTGCAGCTCAAAAACGCTCTGGTCGATTTCGCTGTATTTTTGCACTTCGGAGCGCATTTCCACCAGAATCATGTCGGCGTTGGCGCCTGCCAATTTCAGGAATCCTACTTTTTCGCCCCGCTGGGGGTTGGTGAACCGCACCTTCCGCCCGGCCTTTTCGGAAAGCGTCTGCTGTAGCAGTTCCGCATCTTCAGGAAGATCGATATCGGTGGCGATTTCGGCGGGAATCATGGGCACGTCCATGTACCAGGGCAACACCATCTGGCGGAAAATTTCGGTGGCGTCATCTTCTAGCTTGCATTCCAGCCGGTAGTGCCTGCGCCCCCGGAGGACCCCGTTCCGGTATTCGAAAATAACCGCGGCGGCCATGGTCCCGTTCCGCCGGAGCGTCAAGATGTCCAGCGAAAGGTTCGGGTCGCTGACGTCTGTCTTCTGGTGGATTCCCGTGGCCTGCAGGGCCTGGATGGCGTCTCGCCGCTTGCCCGCCGTCTCGAAATCCAGATTCGCGCTGGCCTCTTCCATTTCGCGCTGCCAGCGCTCCAAAAGGTCGTCCCGCTTGCCTTCTAGCAAGAGCTTTGCCTGCTCCACCTTTTCTCGGTAGGCTTCTTCGGAGATGAGTCCTGCGCAGGGGGCGTCGCAGCGCCCGATGTGGTAGTTCAGGCAGGGGCGCTGGGGCTTTGCTAGTGGCAGCTTCAGCTTGCATTCCCGAATGTGGAACAGCCTCGCCGAGAGGTCAATCAGCTGGTCTATCATGCGGGACCCCATGAAGGGGCCGTAGTACAGGTTGTCGTCCTTGTGGACCGAGCGGGTCAGGAACAGCCTGGGGAAGGGTTCCTTCACCGAAAAGGCCAGGTAGGGGAAATGCTTGTCGTCTTTCAGCAGCACGTTGTACTTGGGCGTGTGCTTGCGGATGAGGTTCGCTTCCAGAATCAGCGCTTCGGACTCGCTTTCGGTAATAATCCATTCGATGTCCCGGATGTAGGGGAGCATCAGTGTGGCCGCCCGGTGGCCCGTGTGGTCGGACCCGTCAAAGTAGCTCCGGACTCGGTTCTTGAGCACCTTAGCCTTGCCGATGTAGATGATTTTCCCCTGGGCGTTCTTCATGATGTAGACGCCAGGGAGTGCCGGCAGTTCCGCGAGCCGCCGTTCGATATGTTCGCCGAATTGGAGCATTATTCCGAAAATAGAAAATCCCCAAAAAACAATGCTTTTTTATTGTCCTTTTGTCAAATTTTTATATATCTTTTTATGGGGATGTTCCCCCTGGATTTACGGAGAAAAAATGAACCTGGAAAATCTGAACGTTCTTTCACAAAAGGTTGATGGCGTCTTGTCCACGGTACGTGGCCTGCGCCAAGAGGTTTCAAGCTTAAAGGTACAGCTGGCCGAAGCCCAGTCCGGCTTGCAAGACAGGGATTCCCTGCTCCAGACGGCCAATGCGAGTTTGGCCGAATGCAAGGCGGCTCTCGACGTGAGGGCGAACCAGGCCGCGGTCCAGGCGGAGGCCCTGAACAAGAAGGAACTGGCCCTCCAGGAACTGACCCAGAATTTGGAACAGGCAAAGTCTGACCTTGCCGCCAAGGAACAGCAGATTTCGACCCAGACGAGCGCCCTTTCCCAGAAAGAAACGGTCCTTGCGGGCAAAGAAGCCGAGCTGGCTGAAAAGACGGCCCTCCTTGCCCAGAAAACCGAGGAACTCGAAGAGAAAAACCGCCAGCTCGTAGCCAAGGACGAAATGCTCAACGAGCGGGACATGGCCTTGAATCAGAAAGATGTGGAACTGGCGGACAAGGCAACCCTGCTTTCGAAAAATGTCGAAGAGCTCGCCATGGTGAAGCAAGAGCTTGCCGAAAAGGACCAGCTGCTTTCTTCCAAGATTGTGGAACTTGCAGGTAAGGATACCGAGCTTGCAAAGAAGGCCGAGGAACTGGCCCAGAAAGACGAAACGATCCAGAACCAGGCCGAAGAAATTGCCGAAATCCAGGACAAGTTCAAGCAGCTTCTGGCCACCATTGAAAAGGAACTGGGCGCAGAATTCCCTGTGGACCAGTTCGTGGAAGGCGTCGAAGGAACGGCTCCCCGCGCCCCGATGGCACCTTCGGCAACGATTGCCACGGCGACAGTTGCTGCGTCAGCGGTTGCTGCCGACGATACCTTTGAAGAGCCTGCCCAGGAGCAGACGGAACTGAATTTCGAGGAACCCCCTCAAGAAGAACCGGCCGCTACCCTGACAGATGATTTCGAGATGCCGGTAGACGACCTTCCGCAAGAGGAACCCGTCGCTGACGAGACGGTCGCGGAACCTGCTCCGGCAGAGCCTGCTTTCGAAGAGTCCGCCGCCGAAGAACCTGCAAAGGCGGCGGAATGGTCGCCTGACCCGCTGTTACAAGAAGAGCCTGCTGCCGAGGAACCCGCTCCCGAGGAGCCTGCAAAGGAAGAACCGGCGGACGAGTTCGTGGAAGACCCGAGCCTCGGGCCTATCGTGGACATGACCATGTCCAGGGATGACGACGAAGAAGAGCTTCCGGAAATTCACGGGGCCAATGAAAAGGACGATGATTTGTTCGCGAGTCGGGAGGGCTCGCAAGGAAATTTTTTCGGCTAAAATGGCTGATGGACGATGATCCATTCGGCGTAGGAATGCGATAATGGCAGAATTGAATACACACAGACCGGTAAGCATAACGGTAGCCAAGGAAAAACTGCAGATCCGCACGGACCTTTCCGATAGCGACCTGCAGGAGGTCCTGGGCTTTATCGACGAACGCTTCGAAAGCTTCGGCAAGTACAACCTGGAAAATGCAAAACGCCTGGCACTTCTGGCGCTGGACTTGGGCCAGCAGCTCTTCGATGTCCGCAAGATGCTCCGGCAGGCAAAAGTCCAGATGGACCAGATGGACCAGCGGCTGAAGGAACTTTCGTCCCTCCTGGAAGAGGGGCAGGATTCTTCGGAAGACTGGAAGTAATCGGAAAACCCCGTTTTTGAACAAATTTCGGGGTTTTCTAAGATATTAAAAAAAACACTTGTTTTTAGTATCGCAGTTAGGTATATTATGGGCATAGGCATCCCACGGATTAACGCCCGATCTAACAAGATTATAAAAGCTCGTGGCTCTTGAGATTCAGTTTAGGCGCGCTTCGACGCGAAAAACAAAACCCCAAGGCACTGCTATCATTTCAGAATGAGTAGCTTCGAGTGTTCCACCGTGAGGGATGCCCTTTTTTTATTAGGTTTTAGGTGTCAATATTGAGTTATCCGTTATATTTTGGCGCCAAAGGCGCGGCTATAATAACTCACAACTCACCACTCATAACTCATAACTCACAACTCCATGTCATACGGTATTCTCTTTCTCGGCATTTTCTGGGGCTTCTTCTTTTTTGTACTTTCCATGGGGCGAAGAAAGGCCTCTCGTGAGGAAATGAAAAAGAGCCTTAAACGACGGCTCTTGGTGGGTTTTGCCCTCTTGGTTGGCATCTTGGTGTTTCTGTTCATTGCCCAACCGGGTGCCTGATTGGTCTTGTGACTGACTAACCGGGTTGTTTTTTTTATTTTTGTGCCACTATGGCAAAAATTCTCTTTAAAAAACAGTTATCTCCTGCGGTATTCCAATTCCGCGTCGAGGCCCCGCTGATCGCCCAAGAGCGTAAGGCCGGCCAGTTCATCATCCTCCAGACGAACAAGGACAACGGCGAACGCGTGCCCCTCACCATCGCCGATGCCGACACGACTGAAGGCTCCATCACCCTGATTTTCCAGACCGTCGGTAAGACCACCACCGAACTCTCCAAGTTCGAAGTCGGTGACGATATCCCGGTGCTCGTGGGCCCGCTGGGTTCCCCGACCCACATCGAGAATTTTGGCCACGTGGTTTGCGTGTGTGGTGGCGTGGGCATTGCCCCGATGCACCCGATCGTGCAGGCCATGAAGAAGGCCGGCAACAAGGTCACCATCATCATGGGAGCCCGTAACGAGAGCCTCTTCCTCATGAAGGAAGAAATGACCGCCCTCGCCGACGAAATCATTTTCATGACCGACGACGGCTCTTACGGCCGCAAGGGTCTCGTGACCGAACCGCTGAAGGAACTCTGCGAAGACACCAAGGGCAAGCCCGACATGGTACTCGCCATTGGTCCTCCGGTCATGATGAAGTTCTGCGCCCTCACCACCAAGCCCTACGGCGTGAAGACCGTCGTGAGCCTCAACAGCATCATGGTGGACGGGACCGGCATGTGCGGTGGCTGCCGCGTAACTATCGGCGGCAAGACGAAGTTCGTCTGCGTCGACGGCCCGGAATTCGACGGCCACGAAGTGGACTGGAACAACATGCTCCAGCGCATGGGCGCCTTCAAGCCCCAGGAACAGGAAGCCTTGCACCGCTTCGGTGCCAATGACGGCCACAAGTGCAACATTGATAAGATGGCTGACGCAAAGGCCAAGGAGAGCAAGTAATGTCTGAACATTTGACTCGTGAACAGTTGGACGCCGCCGCCAAGGTGGAACTTGAAAAGATTAACGCCCTCCCGAAGCCGCTCAAGCCCAAGGACAAGACTGCCATTCCTGCACAGCCGATGCCGCAGCTCGAACCCAGCTACCGTGCCCGCGTGATGGAAGAAGTGGCCCAGGGTTACACCGAAGCTCAGGCTATCGTGGAAGCTAACCGCTGCCTCGCTTGTAAGAACCAGCCTTGCGTCGAAAGCTGCCCGGTGCACATCGACATTCCGGCCTTCATCGCGAAGATTGCCGAAGGTGACTTCAAGGCCGCTATCGCCAAGATTAAGGAAACCAGCTTGCTCCCGGCAATCTGCGGCCGTGTTTGCCCGCAGGAACGCCAGTGCCAGATGAACTGCACTATGGGCAAGATGCACAAGGACGTGAACCAGGCTGTGGCTATCGGCCGCCTGGAACGCTTTGCTGCCGACTACGAACGCAACAACGGTGGCGCCTCTGTGCCGGCCGTGAAGCCCGCTACCGGCAAGAAGGTTGCCGTGATCGGTTCCGGTCCTGCCGGCCTGGTGGTTGCCGCCGACGTGCGCCGCGAAGGCCACGACGTGACCATCTTCGAAGCCTTCCACAAGCTGGGTGGTGTGGTCCGCTACGGTATTCCTGAATTCCGTCTGCCCAAGAAGATCGTGGACAACGAAATCGAATCTCTCGCTGCCATGGGCGTGAAGTTCGAGACCAACTTTGTGATTGGCCGTACCCGCAAGCTCAAGGACCTGATTGAAAAGGATGGCTTTGACGCCGTGTTCGTCGGTACTGGTGCCGGTCTTCCGCTGTTCATGAACATCGAAGGTGAAAACCTGGTGGGTGTGTTCGCCGCTAACGAATACCTGACCCGCGCAAACCTGATGCGCGCCTACGACAAGGAACATGCCGATACTCCAATGTGGCCCGGTAAGAACGTGGTCGTTCTCGGTGGTGGTAACGTTGCCATGGACGCTGCCCGTATGGCTCTCCGCTTGGGTGCCGAAAAGGTTCGCATTGTTTACCGCCGCAGCATGAACGAACTCCCCGCCCGTAAGGAAGAGGTTCTCCATGCCCAGGAAGAGGGTGTTGAATTCTGCGTTCTGCAGAACCCGGCCAAGATCCTTGGCGACGAAGCCGGCCACGTGCGCGGCATGCTCGTCGACAAGTACGAGCTGGGTGAACCCGACGAAAAGGGCCGTCCGCGTCCGGTCAAGATCGAAGGCGCAAGCTTCGAAATCGAATGCGACACCGTGCTCGTTGCTATCGGTAACGGGAGCAACCCGCTCATCAGCAACACCACGCCGGAACTCTCTGTCGACAAGAAGGGTCACATCCTTCTCGAAGATGCTGCCGCCAACAAGACCTTCATGGAGAAGGTTTATGCAGGTGGTGACATCGTGCTGGGTGCTGCAACCGTGATTCTCGCTATGGGCGAAGGTCGCAGAGCAGCTGCGGGAATTAACGAATTCCTGAAGAAGTAGTGGAATGTCATCCCCGCGAAGGCGGGGATCCCCTTTCGTTTCTTCTTCAAATCTTGGATTTGAAAAAAGATGGTCGTTCGGCCATCTTTTTGATTTTAGCTTCGGGGCCTGCCGTCTTGCTCTGCTCGCTTCTAGCTTCGGCTGGATTTGATAGTTTAATTCGCATCTTTTTCAAAACCTGATGTATTATAAGGGGATGGCTTTTGTGCCATCTTCTTTTTTTGCAAAGAGTCTATGAAACATCAAAAATTTTAAATTCATCTAGAATCCAGAATTTGGAAAGACGTTCTAATGCCTGGCTTACATTTTCTACTTTATGTCCATGAGATTTCTTGTTAGCTTGTTACTTGTTGTGGTGATTTTCGCCGGCTGTTCCGAACGGACGGACCGCATTGAAAAGAAGCTGGAAGCCTACCTTCAGGAAGACCTGAAGTTTATGGTGGCGGAGACCATAAAGGCCGGCAGTAGGGACGCCTTGTTGGACACGCCTTATTACCGGGTCAAGGACTTTAGGTTGTTTTCTGGGGCGGAGGCCGAGATTTACTCTGCCTACGCCGAAGTGGATTATTTTATCTACAAGGACATGGCGCTTCACGAGAAGCGGAAATACCGCTACGATGTGAGCGCCCGCCATTGGGACCGGTACTACAAGGTCCTGTTCTTC
Proteins encoded in this window:
- the zapA gene encoding cell division protein ZapA translates to MAELNTHRPVSITVAKEKLQIRTDLSDSDLQEVLGFIDERFESFGKYNLENAKRLALLALDLGQQLFDVRKMLRQAKVQMDQMDQRLKELSSLLEEGQDSSEDWK
- the uvrC gene encoding excinuclease ABC subunit UvrC; its protein translation is MLQFGEHIERRLAELPALPGVYIMKNAQGKIIYIGKAKVLKNRVRSYFDGSDHTGHRAATLMLPYIRDIEWIITESESEALILEANLIRKHTPKYNVLLKDDKHFPYLAFSVKEPFPRLFLTRSVHKDDNLYYGPFMGSRMIDQLIDLSARLFHIRECKLKLPLAKPQRPCLNYHIGRCDAPCAGLISEEAYREKVEQAKLLLEGKRDDLLERWQREMEEASANLDFETAGKRRDAIQALQATGIHQKTDVSDPNLSLDILTLRRNGTMAAAVIFEYRNGVLRGRRHYRLECKLEDDATEIFRQMVLPWYMDVPMIPAEIATDIDLPEDAELLQQTLSEKAGRKVRFTNPQRGEKVGFLKLAGANADMILVEMRSEVQKYSEIDQSVFELQKVLGLKKTPFRIECVDISHLSGTNTVASLVAFKNGKPDKSNYRKFIIKTVTGVDDFASMREVMTRRIRRLEDEGTPMPDLWVCDGGKGQVDATMQILKELGHDQDLPLIGLAKRLEEIVFPDDRKSIVLHRTSPALKLLQNARDEAHRFAITYQRSKRKKDLEVEWLKMPGVGHETRVKILSKYKSAEAFMEAPLEDIEILLGKVRGNKVREQVAKYLET
- the gltA gene encoding NADPH-dependent glutamate synthase — translated: MSEHLTREQLDAAAKVELEKINALPKPLKPKDKTAIPAQPMPQLEPSYRARVMEEVAQGYTEAQAIVEANRCLACKNQPCVESCPVHIDIPAFIAKIAEGDFKAAIAKIKETSLLPAICGRVCPQERQCQMNCTMGKMHKDVNQAVAIGRLERFAADYERNNGGASVPAVKPATGKKVAVIGSGPAGLVVAADVRREGHDVTIFEAFHKLGGVVRYGIPEFRLPKKIVDNEIESLAAMGVKFETNFVIGRTRKLKDLIEKDGFDAVFVGTGAGLPLFMNIEGENLVGVFAANEYLTRANLMRAYDKEHADTPMWPGKNVVVLGGGNVAMDAARMALRLGAEKVRIVYRRSMNELPARKEEVLHAQEEGVEFCVLQNPAKILGDEAGHVRGMLVDKYELGEPDEKGRPRPVKIEGASFEIECDTVLVAIGNGSNPLISNTTPELSVDKKGHILLEDAAANKTFMEKVYAGGDIVLGAATVILAMGEGRRAAAGINEFLKK
- a CDS encoding sulfide/dihydroorotate dehydrogenase-like FAD/NAD-binding protein, with amino-acid sequence MAKILFKKQLSPAVFQFRVEAPLIAQERKAGQFIILQTNKDNGERVPLTIADADTTEGSITLIFQTVGKTTTELSKFEVGDDIPVLVGPLGSPTHIENFGHVVCVCGGVGIAPMHPIVQAMKKAGNKVTIIMGARNESLFLMKEEMTALADEIIFMTDDGSYGRKGLVTEPLKELCEDTKGKPDMVLAIGPPVMMKFCALTTKPYGVKTVVSLNSIMVDGTGMCGGCRVTIGGKTKFVCVDGPEFDGHEVDWNNMLQRMGAFKPQEQEALHRFGANDGHKCNIDKMADAKAKESK